In one window of Vespa crabro chromosome 6, iyVesCrab1.2, whole genome shotgun sequence DNA:
- the LOC124424902 gene encoding stress-associated endoplasmic reticulum protein 2, which produces MAPKQRMRIANEKATKNINLRGNVPKSSKPQDEGSPVGPWLLALFIFVVCGSAVFQIIQSIRMA; this is translated from the exons atggcACCAAAACAGAGAATGCGCATCGCTAACGAAAAAGCCACGAAGAATATTAATCTTCGTGGAAATGTACCAAAATCATCG AAACCACAAGACGAAGGATCACCAGTTGGGCCATGGCTATTAgcactttttatatttgttgttTGTGGGTcag ccgtatttcaaataattcaaaGTATCAGAATGGCTTAA
- the LOC124424688 gene encoding uncharacterized protein LOC124424688, translating into MAGAGNASAGSVFQKLGLRPVTKCSLVKYYMPAFGVASYTALSVNVMNPSLVIRIFPKKDITNYLLFSALAGTGSYFYTREHMEKAQISTRLLYSGTGALLLSFGSVLMWAVLRSIVPPNPTLCTLVGIGSGLLIIKVGSSYMDYIDNQIAKK; encoded by the exons atggctGGCGCAGGGAATGCTAGTGCCGGTTCTGTTTTCCAAAAACTTGGTTTGAGACCAGTTACAAAATGTAGTCTTGTTAAATACTATATGCCGGCTTTCGGTGTTGCTTCGTATACAGCTTTATCCGTCAATGTGATGAATCCAAGTCTCGTCATCAG aatatttccaaagaaAGATATCACGAACTACTTACTCTTTAGTGCGCTAGCAGGAACTGGCTCATACTTTTATACCAGAGAGCACATGGAAAAAGCTCAAATCAGTACGAGATTGTTATATAg TGGTACTGGAGCATTGTTGCTGAGTTTTGGTTCAGTTTTGATGTGGGCTGTTCTACGATCCATTGTACCACCAAATCCAACTTTGTGCACTTTAGTTGGTATTGGTTCAggattacttattattaaagttgGTTCTAGCTATATGGACTATATTGATAATCAGATAGCTAAAAAGTAG
- the LOC124424686 gene encoding uncharacterized protein LOC124424686 isoform X1, producing MEETTTTTSSILLMAKIGAMIGLGFGSFILGMLPLMVGRCRTKFRQKRCHGISNNSSNSTSTSASQTSSFVDNSANSQGLLTSLLLCFGGGVLLFTTFLHLAPEVRLSVERHQSNGQLPTLGTLSLSELLFCGGFFLVYLVEEAVHAALTGKPESSEALLYRTVSVRRCNNQNGVTTSATNGSTTTVSTMTRSSTWKDDTEELRQDDENLNRRSRQHRLQDTCGVKDDKVLPAIFVLSSSAGLSAQIGDQGDNVIRQHQSDPELVAYSSREHHEHKHSIIKKKTSVQGLLTVLALSFHAIFEGLAVGLEPSLGSVVYLAAAIATHKLVISFCVGMELYVAGASTRTTLGYLTVFSMVTPIGIAVGLALGHFKNDSDTLGPTPTILQGMAAGTLLYVVFFEVLARERANEKSGLLQLLAIIVGFMLMLGLQIATAHSHSHSHSHSHSHLHEHSHSHEHEDEDENKDIIHEQGFERKSKHLDETSTERVVSDAIERVTQNIVDVLSKSLATSTSPQKHHEHLHENYTLHDTTRDTLISSTNRTK from the exons atggaagagaCCACGACTACAACGTCTTCGATTCTTTTGATGGCAAAAATCGGTGCCATGATCGGTCTTGGATTTGGATCGTTTATATTGGGTATGTTACCTCTGATGGTTGGACGATGCAGAACGAAATTTCGTCAAAAACGATGTCACGGCATTTCCAATAACTCAAGTAACTCAACTTCAACTTCGGCATCGCAAACATCTTCCTTCGTCGATAACTCAGCAAATTCGCAA GGCCTTTTGACGTCACTGTTGCTCTGCTTCGGAGGAGGAGTCCTTCTTTTCACAACGTTCCTACACCTAGCACCGGAGGTACGGCTCAGCGTTGAGAGACATCAATCAAATGGACAGCTACCAACATTGGGAACTTTAAGTTTATCGGAGTTACTCTTTTGTGGAGGATTTTTCTTGGTTTATTTGGTCGAGGAAGCTGTGCATGCAGCGTTAACAGGAAAACCAGAATCCTCGGAGGCTTTACTTTACAGGACAGTATCAGTACGTCGTTGTAACAATCAAAATGGTGTAACAACATCCGCAACGAATGGTTCAACGACTACCGTATCAACAATGACTAGATCATCCACTTGGAAAGACGATACCGAAGAATTGAGACAAGATGATGAAAATTTGAATCGACGATCGAGACAGCATCGATTACAAGATACCTGTGGTGTTAAGGATGACAAAGTATTGCCAGCCATATTTGTACTTTCATCGTCAGCTGGATTATCAGCACAGATTGGAGATCAAGGGGATAATGTTATCAGACAGCATCAATCTGATCCTGAATTAGTTGCATATTCATCGCGTGAACATCACGAGCATAAACAttcgattataaagaaaaagacatcTGTTCAAGGTTTATTAACAGTTTTGGCACTCTCTTTTCATGCCATCTTCGAAGGACTTGCCGTAGGCTTAGAACCTTCCTTGGGTTCTGTTGTTTATCTTGCTGCCGCGATTGCCACTCATAAATTGGTAATATCCTTTTGCGTTGGTATGGAACTTTATGTTGCCGGTGCATCAACCAGGACGACTTTAGGATATTTAACAGTTTTCTCGATGGTAACACCGATCGGTATAGCAGTTGGATTAGCTCTTGGTCATTTCAAAAATGACAGTGATACTCTCGGTCCAACGCCGACTATACTTCAAGGAATGGCAGCTGGAACTTTACTCTACGTTGTATTTTTCGAAGTTTTGGCACGAGAAAGAGCCAACGAGAAGAGTGGTCTCCTACAATTgctcgctattattgttggaTTTATGCTGATGCTGGGTCTACAGATTGCCA cgGCCCATTCGCATTCGCATTCGCATTCGCATTCTCATTCACACTTGCACGAACATTCGCATTCTCACGAACACGAGGATGAAGACgagaataaagatattattcaCGAGCAAGGATTTGAAAGGAAATCGAAACATTTGGACGAGACAAGCACGGAAAGGGTTGTAAGTGATGCAATAGAAAGGGTCACGCAGAATATTGTCGATGTACTTTCGAAAAGTTTGGCCACCTCAACGAGTCCTCAAAAGCACCACGAGcatttacatgaaaattatactTTACACGATACCACCAGAGATACTTTAATATCATCGACGAATCGTacgaaatga